A stretch of the Simiduia curdlanivorans genome encodes the following:
- a CDS encoding Ppx/GppA phosphatase family protein, translated as MTESTSDSPQANYYAAVDLGSNSFHLLVAKVVGNRLEVVDRHKEMVQIARGLDDRGNLAKETQAEAIAVLLRINERLRDIAPENIRAVGTKTLRAARNADKFLRKAEAALGHSINIISGFEEARLVYQGVVRSLEDTSQKRLVIDIGGASTEFIIGEGRGPRLLESLNLGCVTLAERHFKFGPVTKTRMDAAYIAASAAIEPIARAYKAFGWDIALGTSGTMRAAAELMDAKDQGLITRANLEKIIQQTIIDGEVLNNEVPKLRRDVLPAGLAIIKALFDQLGLEQLHIADVALKEGLIFEILGREANTDSREDSVNRLAQTYQCDQTQRERVARLAERFASQLQLADINDTKAAQLVAWAGTLHEIGLHISHNGFHKHGYYLLRHHDMSGFSRYEQHMLAALVRLQRSAIKTSLISELAPHNRDDFMCMVVALRLAVILCRGREALDITPRLTLLANGELTLALPQGWLEKHPLSAINLHNEAEELLLAGVKFHFS; from the coding sequence TTGACTGAAAGTACCAGCGATAGTCCCCAAGCCAACTATTATGCAGCTGTCGATCTAGGCTCTAACAGCTTTCACTTGTTAGTGGCCAAAGTGGTCGGCAACCGATTAGAGGTCGTCGACCGCCATAAGGAGATGGTACAAATTGCCCGGGGGCTGGATGATCGCGGCAACCTTGCCAAAGAAACCCAGGCAGAAGCTATTGCGGTATTGTTGCGCATTAACGAGCGACTCAGAGATATTGCGCCGGAAAATATTCGCGCTGTGGGTACCAAAACCTTGCGCGCGGCCCGCAATGCCGACAAATTTTTACGCAAAGCGGAAGCGGCGCTAGGTCACTCAATCAATATTATCTCTGGCTTCGAAGAAGCGCGCCTAGTTTACCAGGGCGTGGTGCGCTCGCTCGAAGATACCAGCCAAAAACGCCTCGTTATTGATATTGGCGGCGCCAGCACCGAATTTATTATCGGCGAAGGCCGTGGCCCTCGCTTACTCGAAAGCCTAAACCTAGGCTGCGTAACACTGGCAGAACGGCACTTTAAATTTGGCCCAGTGACAAAAACCAGAATGGATGCGGCCTACATTGCTGCCAGCGCCGCGATAGAACCCATAGCTCGGGCTTATAAAGCCTTTGGCTGGGATATCGCGCTTGGCACTTCTGGCACCATGCGCGCAGCAGCGGAATTGATGGACGCCAAAGATCAAGGGCTAATCACCCGCGCCAACCTCGAAAAAATCATTCAGCAAACCATTATCGACGGCGAAGTATTAAACAACGAAGTACCTAAATTGCGCCGCGATGTATTGCCGGCCGGCTTGGCCATCATCAAAGCGTTGTTTGACCAACTAGGATTAGAGCAACTGCATATTGCCGATGTCGCCTTGAAAGAGGGCTTAATCTTTGAGATTTTAGGCCGCGAAGCCAATACCGATAGCCGCGAAGACAGCGTCAATCGCCTCGCCCAAACCTACCAATGCGATCAAACCCAGCGCGAACGCGTGGCGCGGCTGGCGGAGCGTTTTGCCTCGCAATTACAACTTGCCGACATCAACGATACCAAGGCCGCGCAACTAGTGGCCTGGGCCGGTACATTGCACGAAATTGGCTTGCACATCAGCCACAACGGCTTCCATAAACACGGCTATTACCTGCTGCGCCATCACGATATGAGCGGCTTCTCGCGCTACGAGCAACACATGCTTGCGGCATTGGTCCGGCTACAGCGCAGCGCTATAAAAACCTCGCTCATCAGCGAACTTGCGCCGCACAACCGCGACGATTTTATGTGCATGGTGGTTGCCTTGCGCTTGGCCGTGATTTTATGTCGCGGCCGCGAAGCGCTCGACATCACCCCAAGGTTAACGCTGCTGGCCAACGGCGAATTGACCTTAGCACTACCCCAAGGCTGGCTAGAAAAACACCCTCTCAGCGCCATCAACCTGCATAATGAGGCCGAAGAGCTGCTGCTGGCGGGCGTTAAATTTCACTTTAGTTAA
- a CDS encoding helix-turn-helix domain-containing protein — translation MSVQVIMKDGRPEWAVIPYAQYEALLAAAGQMPADTARAPTPTAVAPAPSAAAKTNSFFAGMKSTDNSNAKFNAEKFSAVKAEQGKSTGSIAKDAGISPAYCEQIERGEREPSPAIIRGLAQALKIKADDLLG, via the coding sequence ATGAGTGTACAGGTTATCATGAAGGACGGGCGGCCTGAATGGGCGGTGATACCCTACGCCCAGTACGAGGCACTATTGGCTGCCGCCGGGCAAATGCCCGCCGATACAGCACGGGCGCCAACGCCAACCGCAGTAGCTCCAGCGCCTAGCGCTGCGGCCAAGACCAACTCTTTTTTCGCTGGGATGAAATCCACCGATAACAGCAATGCCAAATTTAATGCGGAAAAATTTTCTGCCGTCAAGGCCGAGCAGGGTAAGTCCACCGGTTCAATAGCCAAGGATGCCGGTATATCGCCAGCCTATTGCGAACAAATTGAGCGAGGCGAGCGCGAGCCGAGCCCGGCCATTATTCGCGGCCTGGCCCAGGCATTGAAAATAAAGGCCGATGATTTACTCGGTTAA
- a CDS encoding HAD family hydrolase, producing the protein MTPIKAVLFDHDGTLANSEVVHFQFWRDVLADRGVGFLEDDYRLHFTGVSELNTAIAIKTRFGLTDSVENLVAAKRAQAKQFHATQVYPLMPGVEEVLLALQGLGIRMAVVSGSARFALEANLTGLGLGQFFECIASGEEVANNKPAPDVYQQALTVMGLKADACIAVEDTASGLRAAVAAGIRTCVIPNDYSAHHDFSGASHRVENLLEFLLWFRRHCC; encoded by the coding sequence ATGACGCCGATAAAAGCAGTTCTGTTCGACCACGATGGCACCTTGGCAAATTCCGAGGTTGTGCACTTCCAATTTTGGCGAGACGTGCTAGCCGATCGCGGCGTTGGTTTTCTTGAAGATGATTACCGGTTGCATTTTACCGGGGTGAGCGAATTGAACACGGCCATTGCCATCAAAACGCGATTTGGCCTGACCGACAGTGTTGAAAATTTAGTGGCAGCTAAGCGCGCCCAGGCTAAGCAGTTTCACGCAACTCAGGTTTACCCGCTGATGCCAGGCGTTGAGGAAGTGCTGCTGGCGTTGCAGGGGCTGGGGATACGTATGGCAGTGGTTAGCGGTTCTGCGCGCTTTGCCTTGGAGGCGAATTTGACCGGCTTAGGGTTGGGGCAGTTTTTCGAGTGCATCGCCAGCGGTGAAGAGGTGGCCAATAATAAACCTGCACCGGATGTGTACCAACAGGCGTTAACGGTTATGGGGCTTAAGGCGGATGCGTGTATTGCCGTTGAAGATACCGCTTCCGGTTTGCGTGCGGCGGTGGCGGCGGGTATACGAACCTGTGTGATCCCCAACGACTATTCGGCGCACCATGATTTTTCGGGCGCAAGCCACCGGGTCGAAAACTTACTGGAATTTCTCCTGTGGTTTAGGCGTCACTGCTGTTAA
- a CDS encoding ATP-binding protein: protein MIKLSTQWLLQSIMGRLLLASLLLLPLLIGATGLGLDRAFQQSLVAAEKLRLTSQVYLLLAAADVDDGQINMPKVFTEPQFSQPGSGLYGFIHRDDGGKFSSKDERWRSSSAQWLNAQQLQIESAHTLSSALIEFSESEQFFILHYRVRWELDDQSHLPLVFSVYQDKAGFDSGLTAFRAELIYWMATIAIVTLLAQSVLLVWGLLPLRRLAQSVAAFSRGETSQVQGEFAMELRGLTRNVNALLESEKGLRERYRNTLADLAHSIKTPLAVVQNALREPELDKPLLWDQMQRMQDIVSHQLQRAQIARSDFLTAIDLVVIVQRIVKSLSKLYPRVQFKVPEVELFLRIDEKDVFELLGNALENACKYGAQTIELGVAFDKYRGEQYSILTIDDDGPGVPDHLREKILSRGQRADEKHAGQGLGLALVQDIMSAYSGELRLGTSALGGLQVKFHFPSAKTSQP, encoded by the coding sequence TTGATTAAACTCTCGACCCAATGGTTGCTGCAATCGATCATGGGCCGCTTGTTGTTGGCGAGCCTCCTCTTGTTGCCCTTGCTAATCGGCGCCACTGGGTTGGGTTTAGATAGGGCGTTTCAGCAGAGCCTCGTAGCCGCTGAAAAGTTGCGCTTAACCTCGCAGGTTTATCTTTTGTTGGCAGCGGCGGATGTTGATGACGGCCAGATAAATATGCCCAAGGTATTTACCGAGCCACAATTTTCCCAGCCTGGCTCCGGCCTCTACGGTTTTATTCATCGCGATGATGGCGGTAAGTTCAGCAGTAAAGATGAGCGCTGGCGCTCGAGTTCTGCGCAATGGCTGAATGCGCAACAATTGCAGATAGAATCGGCTCACACTCTCTCTAGCGCGTTAATAGAATTTTCCGAAAGCGAACAATTTTTCATTCTACATTACCGCGTGCGCTGGGAACTCGATGATCAATCCCATTTACCCTTGGTGTTTTCGGTTTATCAGGATAAGGCCGGCTTCGATAGCGGCTTAACCGCCTTTCGCGCCGAATTAATCTACTGGATGGCAACCATAGCCATCGTTACTTTGTTGGCACAATCTGTCTTGTTGGTTTGGGGGCTGTTGCCCTTGCGTCGGCTGGCTCAGTCCGTTGCGGCGTTTAGCCGTGGTGAAACTAGCCAAGTACAGGGCGAGTTTGCCATGGAGTTAAGGGGTTTAACCCGCAATGTGAATGCGTTGCTCGAGTCGGAAAAGGGCTTGCGTGAACGCTACCGAAATACCCTAGCAGATTTGGCCCACAGCATAAAAACCCCCTTAGCGGTTGTGCAAAATGCCTTGCGCGAGCCCGAATTAGATAAACCATTGCTGTGGGATCAAATGCAGCGCATGCAAGATATTGTTAGCCATCAATTACAGCGTGCTCAAATAGCGCGCAGCGATTTTCTAACCGCTATCGATCTTGTCGTGATTGTGCAACGCATCGTAAAAAGTTTAAGTAAACTGTATCCACGGGTGCAATTTAAGGTGCCTGAGGTTGAATTGTTTTTACGTATTGATGAAAAGGATGTGTTTGAACTCTTAGGCAACGCCTTGGAAAATGCGTGTAAATACGGCGCCCAAACGATCGAGCTTGGTGTTGCTTTTGACAAATATCGGGGTGAGCAATATAGCATTCTTACCATCGATGACGACGGCCCCGGGGTGCCGGATCATTTGCGCGAAAAAATTCTTAGTCGCGGCCAGCGAGCCGATGAAAAACACGCCGGGCAGGGTTTAGGTCTCGCGTTGGTGCAAGATATCATGTCCGCTTATAGCGGCGAATTACGTCTCGGCACCTCCGCTCTGGGTGGCTTACAGGTTAAGTTTCATTTTCCCTCCGCTAAAACATCTCAACCTTAG
- a CDS encoding response regulator transcription factor, which yields MRLLLIEDEPALQTQVRQLFSQRHWSVDIAGDGKEGAYLGRENPYDVAIVDLGLPQLNGMDVIKQWRQAGNKVPVLILTARDHWQQKVEGLEAGADDYLTKPFQPEELLARVNALARRAAGQATSVLNAGPFALDTSAQSLARDKQALTLTSFEYRLIEFLMLHNGKVISKSQLTEHIYEQDFDRDSNVIEVLVARLRKKMDPDGKLQPLRTVRGQGYQFSIAADAGTGKRVD from the coding sequence ATGCGATTGCTACTTATCGAAGATGAACCGGCGCTGCAAACACAAGTTCGGCAACTGTTTAGCCAGCGGCATTGGAGTGTCGATATCGCCGGCGATGGAAAGGAGGGCGCGTATTTAGGCCGCGAGAACCCCTACGATGTGGCGATTGTGGATTTAGGCCTACCGCAACTGAACGGCATGGATGTGATTAAGCAGTGGCGCCAAGCGGGCAATAAAGTGCCGGTACTTATACTCACGGCGCGGGATCATTGGCAGCAAAAAGTTGAGGGCCTAGAGGCGGGCGCAGATGATTATTTAACCAAGCCGTTTCAGCCGGAAGAGTTACTCGCCCGCGTTAATGCCTTGGCCCGGCGCGCTGCAGGGCAGGCGACGTCGGTGTTAAACGCCGGGCCTTTTGCGTTGGATACCAGCGCTCAGTCTCTGGCAAGAGATAAGCAGGCCTTGACCTTAACCAGTTTTGAATATCGCTTGATCGAATTTTTAATGCTGCACAATGGCAAAGTAATATCAAAAAGCCAATTGACAGAACACATATACGAACAGGATTTCGATCGCGATAGCAACGTTATCGAGGTGCTGGTCGCGCGCCTGCGTAAAAAAATGGACCCAGACGGCAAGCTGCAACCGCTGCGTACCGTGCGCGGGCAGGGTTACCAATTCTCCATTGCCGCCGATGCTGGAACGGGTAAGCGCGTTGATTAA
- a CDS encoding PepSY domain-containing protein, whose product MRFIIFTFILALASVSLYLPQVEAAVWHQGPMQDGQASSSSEAAQIARDRFGGQVLKVQAQGEGKKRKYKVRLLLDDGRVKEVTIQGQ is encoded by the coding sequence ATGCGTTTTATCATATTCACCTTCATTTTGGCTCTTGCCAGCGTGTCGCTTTACCTGCCGCAGGTAGAGGCGGCCGTTTGGCACCAGGGGCCTATGCAAGATGGCCAGGCGAGTTCGAGCAGCGAAGCGGCGCAAATAGCGCGCGATCGTTTTGGTGGTCAGGTGCTGAAAGTACAGGCGCAAGGTGAAGGCAAAAAACGCAAATACAAAGTTCGCCTTTTACTCGACGATGGTCGGGTAAAGGAAGTGACCATTCAGGGGCAATAA
- a CDS encoding glycine zipper 2TM domain-containing protein, with amino-acid sequence MNNRLLVSLGCVSALLMQPAFAGHNERQDFAKVVSATPIYEQVAYSRPQQECWVETVAYERDSRSKSATPMLLGAVIGGAIGHAIGKNDRRSGTAIGAVLGGSIGHDVGKNGGSKQVEYRDEERCETRSVKHYEDRLMGYDVTYRYNGDTYTTRMDRDPGKRIKVAVSVTPIY; translated from the coding sequence ATGAACAACCGTCTTTTAGTGTCTCTTGGGTGTGTTTCGGCGTTGCTGATGCAACCTGCGTTTGCAGGTCACAACGAGCGCCAAGATTTTGCCAAGGTTGTATCGGCTACACCCATCTACGAACAAGTTGCCTATAGCCGTCCGCAGCAAGAGTGCTGGGTAGAGACGGTAGCCTACGAGCGCGATAGCCGCAGTAAGTCTGCCACACCCATGCTACTCGGCGCCGTGATCGGCGGTGCCATAGGCCACGCCATTGGTAAAAACGATCGCCGCTCCGGCACCGCCATTGGCGCGGTCTTAGGTGGCAGTATCGGTCACGATGTAGGCAAAAATGGGGGTAGCAAACAGGTTGAGTATCGCGATGAAGAGCGCTGTGAAACACGCAGTGTTAAGCACTACGAAGATCGCTTAATGGGTTATGACGTCACCTATCGCTACAACGGTGATACCTATACCACCCGCATGGACAGGGACCCTGGTAAGCGCATCAAAGTTGCGGTTTCTGTAACGCCTATCTACTAA
- a CDS encoding methyltransferase domain-containing protein has product MHKPPGSKRPPILNSDRNFDDLAPRFARNVYGGAKGALRLAVLQRDFGQHLDHLLGQATGVDIFDAGGGQGQFGLSLAQAGHKLTLCDISAEMLALAKAQAEAMAAAQVEFIHASVQDLAQQARHTQCYDLVLCHAVLEWVVDQEGLLKALGQFLKPGGYLSLTFYNRHGLVMKNLLRGQAPPILTGEFRPHRGSLTPNRPLDPAQVLAWLEADWQLLCHSGIRVFQDYQLTPESRLMSAQTLLDLELRLSREEPFRSLGRYQHVILQKR; this is encoded by the coding sequence ATGCACAAGCCACCTGGTAGTAAACGCCCTCCGATTTTAAATTCCGATAGAAATTTCGATGATTTGGCGCCGCGCTTTGCCCGCAACGTTTACGGTGGCGCCAAGGGAGCGCTGCGCTTGGCGGTATTGCAGCGCGATTTCGGACAACATCTAGATCACTTGTTAGGCCAAGCCACAGGCGTTGATATCTTTGATGCCGGCGGTGGCCAGGGCCAGTTTGGTCTAAGCCTCGCGCAGGCCGGGCACAAGCTCACGCTGTGTGATATATCGGCCGAAATGTTGGCATTGGCGAAGGCGCAAGCCGAGGCCATGGCGGCCGCACAGGTTGAATTTATCCACGCTAGCGTCCAAGACCTTGCCCAGCAGGCTCGGCATACCCAGTGTTACGACCTGGTGTTGTGCCACGCCGTGCTCGAGTGGGTTGTCGATCAGGAGGGGTTATTGAAGGCACTAGGCCAATTCTTAAAGCCGGGCGGCTACCTGTCGTTGACCTTTTATAATCGGCACGGTTTAGTTATGAAGAATTTGTTGCGCGGCCAAGCGCCGCCCATTCTCACGGGCGAATTTCGCCCTCATCGCGGTAGCCTCACGCCGAACCGGCCGCTCGATCCGGCACAGGTTTTGGCCTGGCTGGAAGCCGATTGGCAGTTGCTCTGCCACAGCGGCATACGCGTGTTTCAAGATTACCAGTTGACCCCCGAAAGCCGCCTTATGAGTGCGCAAACCCTGCTCGATCTCGAGTTACGTCTGTCGCGTGAAGAGCCGTTTCGCAGCCTAGGGCGCTATCAACACGTCATTTTACAAAAGCGTTAA
- a CDS encoding ATP-binding protein has product MSISSKLFLTLLLSCLIATSGMLLTMRWSISSGMDSFQLAKQQQQLQPLLQALGNFYDKVEGWNLSQKNERELMRLLLSNMPNKTEIKAPRPPHPGPNFRGDFPSRFPLRDLALLNKAKETLFPPRGRPTNDQSNWVEFPIYSQQDPQELVGWIRLRKQPAINEAYEQVFFEFLQTTLWLSALAVFILAGVLATLLSRHFLAPLQQLAERISLLARGDYLTTVQHGTRADELGQLGRDIDDLRASLASTDNARKRWLADTSHELRTPLAIARAQLEAMQDGIRPLNKENVNAVHEEILQLQRLIEDLSELANSDIGNLRYQKNAINFSQLCQHAIDKNIDLAESAGLTLISTIAPNCWIWGDAARLEQLLANLFSNSLKYTDKNGTVQLQLREDNQQVRLNLEDSVPGVSNEELPLLFNHLYRVENSRNRKTGGSGLGLTIAKRIAQAHEGELMAKNSSLGGLNIELTLPTIAPQS; this is encoded by the coding sequence GTGTCTATCAGCAGTAAACTTTTTTTAACCTTACTTTTATCCTGCCTCATTGCCACCTCTGGCATGCTGTTGACAATGCGCTGGAGTATTTCCAGCGGCATGGATAGCTTTCAGTTGGCTAAACAACAGCAACAACTGCAGCCCCTGTTACAAGCACTGGGTAACTTTTACGACAAGGTCGAAGGCTGGAACCTTTCGCAAAAAAATGAACGGGAGTTAATGCGGCTGCTGCTTAGCAACATGCCAAACAAAACTGAAATAAAGGCACCAAGGCCGCCACATCCGGGCCCCAATTTCCGAGGCGATTTTCCATCCCGCTTCCCGCTGCGCGATTTAGCGTTGCTAAACAAAGCCAAAGAAACGCTGTTTCCGCCTCGTGGCAGGCCCACAAACGATCAATCCAACTGGGTCGAGTTCCCTATTTACTCGCAACAAGATCCACAGGAATTAGTGGGCTGGATACGATTAAGAAAGCAACCAGCCATTAACGAAGCCTATGAACAAGTTTTTTTTGAATTCTTGCAAACAACCCTTTGGTTAAGCGCTCTTGCGGTATTTATATTAGCGGGGGTTTTAGCGACCTTGTTATCAAGGCATTTTCTAGCACCACTACAACAACTCGCTGAGCGAATTTCACTGCTGGCCCGAGGCGACTATTTAACCACCGTTCAGCACGGCACACGAGCAGATGAACTGGGGCAGCTAGGGCGCGACATAGATGACTTGCGAGCATCCCTAGCCAGCACCGACAATGCGCGAAAGCGCTGGCTAGCAGACACTTCGCACGAGCTTAGAACACCGCTCGCCATCGCTCGAGCACAGCTAGAGGCCATGCAAGACGGAATCAGGCCGCTAAATAAAGAAAATGTCAACGCGGTACACGAAGAAATTCTGCAATTACAGCGTTTAATCGAAGATTTAAGTGAACTGGCCAATAGCGACATTGGCAACCTACGCTATCAAAAAAACGCCATTAACTTTTCGCAACTGTGTCAACACGCCATCGATAAAAATATTGACCTGGCCGAAAGCGCTGGCTTGACATTAATATCCACCATTGCGCCCAACTGTTGGATCTGGGGTGATGCCGCGCGACTAGAGCAACTGCTTGCCAACTTATTCAGCAACAGCCTGAAATACACGGATAAAAACGGCACCGTCCAACTTCAATTGCGAGAAGATAACCAACAGGTGCGATTGAACCTTGAAGACAGTGTGCCGGGCGTTAGTAATGAGGAGTTGCCGCTACTATTCAACCACCTCTACCGGGTAGAAAATTCAAGAAACCGAAAAACCGGCGGCAGCGGCCTAGGCCTCACCATTGCCAAGCGTATCGCACAAGCACATGAGGGCGAACTCATGGCAAAAAATTCATCCTTAGGTGGGCTCAACATTGAGTTAACCCTGCCCACAATAGCCCCTCAGAGCTGA